In Nematostella vectensis chromosome 2, jaNemVect1.1, whole genome shotgun sequence, one genomic interval encodes:
- the LOC5517982 gene encoding synaptotagmin-1 isoform X1, translated as MPSVWVLIILGVTCAIILSAFAGLLITTVLHYRRSRRDADLATNKPELPVIKWPSLRVGALTAEYAQSPIDAQYVAIQPRTYHDLQKSEEQLLSENSAGSTSEVPERRKAKLKFTLQYNAIEEALTVKLLQAKNLSILTGTNDVTYYVTLKILPLSHRSFQSSAVKGETDTTTFEDSFEFKIPNGELPRQNIKFTVRCFDRFSHHEIIGELRVNLCEQEPRGLSLSREVLLYREINEVQKPDRSVGEVMVSLGYLRLTEKLAVVLVRARDLQPLKSGYKPDPYADVSICHAGRYLRHKQSHTLLQECNPIFNETLTFHIPHGILHEVSIVISIRHDSGEGEDDVILGQVLLGPETTGIQFEQWNDMRLNNKPIARWHKLNAF; from the exons ATGCCGAGTGTCTGGGTCCTCATTATCCTCGGGGTGACTTGTGCCATCATCTTGTCTGCCTTTGCCGGTCTCCTCATCACCACCGTCTTGCACTACAGGCGAAGTAGACGGGACGCAGATCTAGCTACCAACAAGCCGGAACTGCCCGTAATTAAATGGCCTAGCCTAAGGGTAGGCGCACTCACTGCCGAGTATGCACAATCGCCCATTGACGCCCAGTACGTTGCCATTCAGCCGCGGACATACCATGACTTACAAAAG AGTGAGGAGCAGCTATTGTCCGAGAATAGTGCTGGTAGTACCTCCGAAGTGCCAGAGAGAAGAAAAGCGAAGCTCAAGTTCACGCTACAGTACAATGCTATCGA GGAAGCCTTGACGGTAAAACTGCTACAAGCAAAAAACCTCTCGATACTAACAGGAACAAATGACGTCACGTATTACGTCACACTTAAAATACTGCCACTGAGCCACCGCTCATTCCAGTCCTCCGCCGTCAAAGGAGAAACAGATACCACCACATTCGAAGACAGCTTCGAGTTTAAAATACCAAATGGCGAGTTGCCGAGACAGAATATCAAATTCACCGTCCGCTGCTTTGATCGGTTCTCGCACCACGAAATCATAGGGGAGTTAAGGGTGAACTTGTGCGAGCAGGAGCCTAGAGGTCTAAGTCTTTCCCGTGAG gtgTTGCTATACAGAGAAATCAATGAAGTCCAAAAG CCTGACAGGTCAGTTGGCGAAGTAATGGTATCTCTTGGTTATCTCCGATTAACTGAGAAACTTGCGGTTGTGCTGGTCAGGGCAAGGGATTTGCAGCCACTCAAGTCCGGTTATAAACCAG ATCCTTACGCGGATGTTAGCATCTGTCACGCAGGTCGTTACCTACGACACAAGCAAAGCCACACCCTCCTACAAGAATGCAACCCGATCTTCAACGAAACATTGACTTTCCACATCCCCCATGGGATACTCCACGAGGTCTCGATAGTCATTAGCATAAGACACGACTCAGGCGAGGGGGAGGATGACGTGATCCTAGGGCAAGTCCTCCTCGGCCCAGAGACCACTGGCATACAGTTTGAGCAGTGGAATGACATGCGACTTAATAATAAGCCGATTGCACGCTGGCACAAATTGAATGCGTTTTAG
- the LOC5517982 gene encoding synaptotagmin-17 isoform X2, with translation MPSVWVLIILGVTCAIILSAFAGLLITTVLHYRRSRRDADLATNKPELPVIKWPSLRVGALTAEYAQSPIDAQYVAIQPRTYHDLQKSEEQLLSENSAGSTSEVPERRKAKLKFTLQYNAIEEALTVKLLQAKNLSILTGTNDVTYYVTLKILPLSHRSFQSSAVKGETDTTTFEDSFEFKIPNGELPRQNIKFTVRCFDRFSHHEIIGELRVNLCEQEPRGLSLSREVLLYREINEVQKPDRSLRGC, from the exons ATGCCGAGTGTCTGGGTCCTCATTATCCTCGGGGTGACTTGTGCCATCATCTTGTCTGCCTTTGCCGGTCTCCTCATCACCACCGTCTTGCACTACAGGCGAAGTAGACGGGACGCAGATCTAGCTACCAACAAGCCGGAACTGCCCGTAATTAAATGGCCTAGCCTAAGGGTAGGCGCACTCACTGCCGAGTATGCACAATCGCCCATTGACGCCCAGTACGTTGCCATTCAGCCGCGGACATACCATGACTTACAAAAG AGTGAGGAGCAGCTATTGTCCGAGAATAGTGCTGGTAGTACCTCCGAAGTGCCAGAGAGAAGAAAAGCGAAGCTCAAGTTCACGCTACAGTACAATGCTATCGA GGAAGCCTTGACGGTAAAACTGCTACAAGCAAAAAACCTCTCGATACTAACAGGAACAAATGACGTCACGTATTACGTCACACTTAAAATACTGCCACTGAGCCACCGCTCATTCCAGTCCTCCGCCGTCAAAGGAGAAACAGATACCACCACATTCGAAGACAGCTTCGAGTTTAAAATACCAAATGGCGAGTTGCCGAGACAGAATATCAAATTCACCGTCCGCTGCTTTGATCGGTTCTCGCACCACGAAATCATAGGGGAGTTAAGGGTGAACTTGTGCGAGCAGGAGCCTAGAGGTCTAAGTCTTTCCCGTGAG gtgTTGCTATACAGAGAAATCAATGAAGTCCAAAAG CCTGACAG ATCCTTACGCGGATGTTAG
- the LOC5517981 gene encoding cilia- and flagella-associated protein 410 isoform X2: protein MSKLNKKQVLGRSRAKSLESVKNLNFWGSSLSDVSLVRELPNVEVLSLSVNSIASLKDFAFCPRLKELYLRRNCINDLKEIGFLKKLPKLRVLWLSDNPCCTTENYRETVLKNLPRLIRLDNVAVDDTEPLLAKEKGAEIDIPDGLPDHVDLGETISSTMGSTRSTDPGQSIRKEPPDQRVPSVNNEPDVARESLVDKTNKLRAELGLKPLVVDEPKPSPKSPTKSKSQTDSRPSSSSSQISETRSNNILTAVCALVKELDRESLEEVKLEVEKRLHDCSSNAERDSDGGADNKPLVPEMD from the exons ATGTCTAAGCTTAACAAAAAGCAAGTTCTTGGAAGATCTCGCGCGAAAAGTTTGGAATCGGtgaaaaatttgaatttttg GGGAAGCAGCCTATCCGAT GTTTCTCTAGTTCGTGAGCTACCTAATGTAGAAGTCTTGAGCTTAAG tgttaATAGCATTGCCAGTCTCAAGGATTTTGCATTCT GTCCTAGACTCAAAGAACTCTATCTTAGAAGAAACTGTATCAACGACCTTAAGGAGATTggttttttaaagaaactaCCAAAGCTAAGAGTCCTGTGGTTATCGGATAATCCTTGTTGTACAACTGAAAACTACAGAGAAACTGTACTAAAAAATCTTCCTCGTCTCATCCGTCTGGATAATGTTG CTGTTGATGACACTGAACCACTATTGGCGAAGGAGAAAGGTGCTGAGATTGACATCCCTGATGGCCTTCCTGATCATGTTGACCTTGGGGAAACCATCTCATCTACCATG GGAAGTACTAGAAGCACTGATCCAGGACAGTCTATAAGGAAAGAACCACCAG ATCAAAGGGTTCCTTCGGTTAACAATGAGCCTGATGTCGCAAGAGAAAGTCTTGTTGATAAAACAAA TAAGCTCCGTGCTGAGTTGGGATTGAAACCACTAGTTGTGGATGAACCAAAGCCATCTCCTAAGTCTCCAACCAAGTCTAAATCTCAGACTGACAGCCGGCCATCATCTTCCTCTTCCCAAATTTCTGAAACCAGA AGTAACAACATTCTTACAGCAGTGTGTGCCCTTGTTAAAGAACTAGACAGAGAGAGCCTGGAAGAAGTCAAGTTAGAAGTAGAAAAACGCTTGCATGACTGTAGTAGTAATGCTGAGCGAGATAGTGATGGAGGCGCTGACAACAAGCCTCTTGTCCCAGAGATGGACTGA
- the LOC5517921 gene encoding golgin subfamily A member 6-like protein 22 encodes MSEDKKVAEKRELFIWKFDSDVSLLKEVIAEEPHKHPYASKDRGKKCDKIALNLKENHGFKVTQRSVRKRFKSLREDFLKKEKKEKRDSGVEVMYDEKHQMLTDYNELIEDRERERKERVDDEKVMAEDMRKKATERLSATKKRKQSGEDKGEEDQPKRKTQRSLVQLMEQSIAVRSQERARELEIRENELKQQQQFHGFLLQQQQQAQQMHMQQQQKAMNMAMMNVLTEMLNAVKNART; translated from the coding sequence ATGTCTGAGGATAAAAAAGTGGCGGAAAAAAGAGAGCTCTTTATATGGAAATTTGACAGCGATGTCTCACTTCTGAAAGAGGTTATTGCGGAGGAGCCTCACAAGCATCCTTACGCATCAAAAGATAGAGGAAAGAAGTGTGACAAAATCGCCCtcaatttaaaagaaaaccatGGGTTTAAGGTCACTCAAAGGTCGGTGAGAAAGAGGTTTAAAAGTCTGCGTGaagactttttaaaaaaagagaagaagGAGAAGAGAGACAGTGGGGTAGAGGTGATGTACGATGAAAAGCACCAGATGCTTACAGACTACAACGAGCTTATAGAGGACCGGGAAAGGGAAAGGAAAGAGAGGGTGGATGACGAGAAGGTTATGGCAGAAGATATGAGGAAGAAGGCAACAGAGAGATTAAGTGCAACCAAGAAGAGAAAACAGAGTGGCGAAGACAAGGGCGAAGAAGACCAGCCAAAGAGAAAGACACAGCGAAGCTTGGTGCAATTAATGGAACAGAGCATAGCAGTACGTAGTCAGGAGAGGGCAAGAGAGCTGGAGATCAGAGAAAATGAATTAAAGCAACAGCAGCAATTCCATGGCTTCCTGCtccagcagcaacaacaggCACAGCAGATGCATATGCAACAGCAACAGAAAGCCATGAATATGGCCATGATGAATGTCCTAACAGAGATGCTGAATGCTGTTAAAAATGCAAGGACCTAG
- the LOC5517981 gene encoding cilia- and flagella-associated protein 410 isoform X1 — MSKLNKKQVLGRSRAKSLESVKNLNFWGSSLSDVSLVRELPNVEVLSLSVNSIASLKDFAFCPRLKELYLRRNCINDLKEIGFLKKLPKLRVLWLSDNPCCTTENYRETVLKNLPRLIRLDNVAVDDTEPLLAKEKGAEIDIPDGLPDHVDLGETISSTMGSTRSTDPGQSIRKEPPADQRVPSVNNEPDVARESLVDKTNKLRAELGLKPLVVDEPKPSPKSPTKSKSQTDSRPSSSSSQISETRSNNILTAVCALVKELDRESLEEVKLEVEKRLHDCSSNAERDSDGGADNKPLVPEMD; from the exons ATGTCTAAGCTTAACAAAAAGCAAGTTCTTGGAAGATCTCGCGCGAAAAGTTTGGAATCGGtgaaaaatttgaatttttg GGGAAGCAGCCTATCCGAT GTTTCTCTAGTTCGTGAGCTACCTAATGTAGAAGTCTTGAGCTTAAG tgttaATAGCATTGCCAGTCTCAAGGATTTTGCATTCT GTCCTAGACTCAAAGAACTCTATCTTAGAAGAAACTGTATCAACGACCTTAAGGAGATTggttttttaaagaaactaCCAAAGCTAAGAGTCCTGTGGTTATCGGATAATCCTTGTTGTACAACTGAAAACTACAGAGAAACTGTACTAAAAAATCTTCCTCGTCTCATCCGTCTGGATAATGTTG CTGTTGATGACACTGAACCACTATTGGCGAAGGAGAAAGGTGCTGAGATTGACATCCCTGATGGCCTTCCTGATCATGTTGACCTTGGGGAAACCATCTCATCTACCATG GGAAGTACTAGAAGCACTGATCCAGGACAGTCTATAAGGAAAGAACCACCAG CAGATCAAAGGGTTCCTTCGGTTAACAATGAGCCTGATGTCGCAAGAGAAAGTCTTGTTGATAAAACAAA TAAGCTCCGTGCTGAGTTGGGATTGAAACCACTAGTTGTGGATGAACCAAAGCCATCTCCTAAGTCTCCAACCAAGTCTAAATCTCAGACTGACAGCCGGCCATCATCTTCCTCTTCCCAAATTTCTGAAACCAGA AGTAACAACATTCTTACAGCAGTGTGTGCCCTTGTTAAAGAACTAGACAGAGAGAGCCTGGAAGAAGTCAAGTTAGAAGTAGAAAAACGCTTGCATGACTGTAGTAGTAATGCTGAGCGAGATAGTGATGGAGGCGCTGACAACAAGCCTCTTGTCCCAGAGATGGACTGA
- the LOC5517922 gene encoding ataxin-7-like protein 3, which produces MSERRKSGTPATIRNFDTENLPRDQNVLDIDPNASPEAGIVYEIIDDVILSLCFDVHRSIKLGTFNIEDVDDEVIKQYEVVDSEGLDVFGQVPLKKPVDCICPNCQRNMAASRFAPHLEKCMGMGRNSSRIASRRLATGKMMDEDEEDVYFDDDWTWNTDRKPGKKNKRERPGNSPRRAKAPRRNGETGTPRPGTPSSVNSGEMPAARIGPTQAAFESLGIAEKKALMSQTCGVISEHTGRMCTRSQRCPQHTDEQRRLVRLRMLGPQETESALSRVRPDGSSFEPEDVIDVDGYEDGDGPSLRDTLSRLSWEEESNASTGDDHSPAAFGISAIVKKKRKKKAKHKRRPR; this is translated from the exons ATGAGCGAACGGCGTAAATCCGGGACGCCGGCAACGATACGGAACTTCGACACAGAGAATCTCCCCCGCGACCAAAATGTTCTAGATATAGACCCG AATGCAAGTCCAGAGGCTGGGATTGTGTATGAAAtaattgatgacgtcattctTAGCCTCTGCTTTGATGTGCATCGATCTATCAAGCTCGGGACCTTTAATATTGAAGATGTAGATGATGA AGTGATCAAGCAATATG AAGTTGTAGATTCAGAGGGGCTTGATGTATTTGGCCAGGTTCCACTCAAGAAGCCTGTAGATTGCATCTGCCCTAATTGCCAGCGTAACATGGCGGCCTCCAGGTTTGCTCCACACCTTGAAAAGTGTATGGGAATGGGCCGAAATAGCAGTAGGATCGCCAGCAGGAG GTTAGCAACTGGCAAAATGAtggatgaagatgaagaagatGTGTACTTTGATGATGACTGGACCTGGAATACTGACCGTAAACCAG gaaagaaaaacaagcgAGAAAGG CCTGGAAACTCACCAAGGCGTGCAAAGGCACCAAGAAGAAATG GAGAGACAGGAACCCCGCGCCCTGGAACTCCAAGCTCAGTAAACAGTGGGGAGATGCCAGCGGCAAGA ATTGGCCCCACGCAAGCGGCATTTGAATCACTAGGAATAG CGGAGAAAAAGGCTTTGATGTCACAGACGTGTGGCGTTATATCAGAGCACACAGGCCGCATGTGTACGCG GTCTCAGCGTTGTCCACAGCACACCGATGAACAACGTCGATTAGTCCGACTGCGCATGCTCG GTCCGCAAGAAACCGAGAGCGCCTTATCTAGGGTTCGTCCAGACGG CTCTTCTTTTGAACCAGAAGATGTAATAG ATGTAGATGGTTATGAAGATGGCGACGGTCCTTCCCTAAGAGACACACTTAGCAG ATTGTCTTGGGAAGAGGAATCAAATGCATCCACTGGGGATGATCACTCTCCTGCAG cctTTGGTATTTCCGCAAtcgtaaagaaaaaaagaaagaaaaaagcgAAACACAAGAGGCGCCCGCGGTAA